A genomic segment from Saccharicrinis carchari encodes:
- the xylA gene encoding xylose isomerase, whose translation MAANNEFFPGIDKISYEGKESKNPLAFKWYNPEQMIAGKTMKEHMRFAVAYWHTFCGDGGDPFGPGTKVFPWDKGSDALDKAKYKMQAAFEFFTKIGAPFYCFHDVDVVGDGSVFEIEERLAKMIPIAQQYQKETGVKLLWGTANVFSNPRYMNGAATNPDFNVLAHAGVQVKNALDATIALGGQNYVFWGGREGYMSLLNTDMKAEKEHMARFLTMARDYGRSNGFKGNFFIEPKPMEPCKHQYDVDAETVIGFLRHHGLDKDFKLNVEVNHATLAQHSFEHELQCAADAGMLGSIDANKGDYQNGWDTDEFPTNINETVLAMMVILQAGGLQGGGINFDARTRRSSTDLEDIFIAHISGMDTFARALTVAHDILNNSEYPKLKADRYASFASGKGADFADGKLSLEDLRKIAKEVGEPAMTSGKQERYEQLINMYI comes from the coding sequence ATGGCAGCAAACAACGAATTTTTTCCGGGTATCGATAAGATCAGCTATGAGGGCAAAGAATCAAAAAACCCCTTGGCATTTAAATGGTACAATCCCGAACAAATGATTGCGGGTAAGACGATGAAAGAGCACATGCGCTTTGCGGTTGCCTACTGGCACACCTTCTGCGGCGATGGAGGCGACCCATTTGGTCCGGGCACCAAAGTCTTTCCATGGGATAAAGGGAGCGATGCGCTCGACAAAGCAAAATACAAGATGCAGGCGGCATTTGAATTCTTTACCAAGATAGGCGCCCCTTTCTATTGCTTCCACGATGTGGATGTGGTGGGCGACGGATCGGTATTTGAAATCGAGGAGCGCCTGGCCAAAATGATACCTATAGCGCAACAGTATCAAAAGGAAACCGGCGTTAAACTGCTTTGGGGCACAGCCAACGTATTCTCGAACCCGCGCTATATGAACGGCGCAGCTACCAACCCCGATTTTAACGTGCTTGCGCACGCAGGTGTACAGGTTAAAAATGCATTGGACGCCACCATCGCCCTGGGCGGACAGAATTATGTTTTCTGGGGCGGGCGCGAAGGTTACATGTCGTTATTGAATACCGATATGAAAGCCGAGAAAGAACACATGGCCCGATTCCTCACAATGGCGCGCGATTACGGACGGAGCAATGGTTTCAAGGGCAATTTCTTTATTGAGCCAAAACCGATGGAGCCATGCAAGCACCAGTACGATGTGGACGCCGAAACGGTGATCGGTTTTTTGCGCCATCACGGGCTGGACAAAGATTTTAAACTGAACGTGGAGGTAAATCACGCCACTTTGGCGCAGCATAGCTTCGAACACGAACTGCAATGCGCCGCCGATGCCGGCATGCTGGGAAGCATAGATGCTAACAAGGGCGATTACCAAAACGGGTGGGACACCGACGAGTTCCCCACCAATATAAACGAAACCGTGCTGGCCATGATGGTCATCCTCCAGGCAGGCGGTTTGCAGGGAGGCGGTATCAACTTCGACGCACGGACCCGTCGCAGCTCTACCGATCTGGAAGATATTTTCATAGCCCACATTTCGGGCATGGATACATTTGCGCGTGCGCTGACTGTTGCTCATGACATATTGAACAACAGCGAGTACCCAAAACTAAAAGCGGACAGGTACGCTTCGTTCGCGTCCGGCAAAGGAGCCGATTTTGCGGACGGGAAACTGTCCTTGGAAGATTTACGCAAAATTGCCAAGGAAGTGGGCGAACCCGCTATGACAAGTGGCAAGCAGGAACGTTACGAGCAACTCATCAACATGTACATTTAA
- a CDS encoding T9SS type A sorting domain-containing protein produces the protein MKKNRLLISKITLSIFTFLIVNVCAFGQTPEGDWYLKWNDEFDGNSLDTNHWNVEVGNLNINNELQTYTADRVTVGNGHLTLFASYNFQENRIESGRINSANKIVWDEGYTEARIKFEDWDWNGKDATFAAFWSMGESFNNPNVSAHNVNGGSAWPSCGEIDIMEMVPNHDAISTIHYNPSLDYDGDGDSDVQNWPHNWVYHTVSRPAPDWTQWHTFGCQKTDTELKFYLDGVYYGSHYLDETRKEYHQPFFYILNVAIGGDLAGNPPNNYDVYVKMHVDYVRYYKHVWTITLKGSNNKYVSSNNGSSAMMCDRNSVQGWEKFDVIDVGDGKVALRGTNGKYVSSNNGSSPMMCDRTSIGDWEKFTLVDLGNYQFAIKGSNGKYVSSEGGGSAMMCNRSNIGGWEVFTWGETTKSAKISAIDNNLLPDENSEDSLSDITVFPNPAINKLNINTKEKNYTLSLFDTQGKQVYNASALNGTTSINVENLNPGLYLVIINSENGTHTQRVVVK, from the coding sequence ATGAAAAAAAACAGACTATTAATTTCAAAAATCACATTATCTATTTTTACATTTTTAATAGTAAATGTGTGTGCTTTCGGACAAACACCGGAAGGCGATTGGTATTTAAAATGGAATGACGAATTTGATGGAAACTCGTTAGATACCAACCATTGGAATGTTGAAGTTGGAAACCTCAACATAAACAATGAGCTGCAAACCTATACTGCCGATAGAGTAACGGTGGGCAATGGTCATTTAACATTATTTGCCTCTTATAATTTTCAGGAAAACAGGATAGAATCGGGGCGAATAAACTCAGCTAATAAAATAGTATGGGACGAAGGTTATACCGAAGCCAGAATTAAATTCGAAGACTGGGACTGGAATGGTAAAGATGCAACTTTTGCTGCATTCTGGTCGATGGGAGAAAGTTTTAATAATCCAAATGTAAGTGCCCATAATGTAAATGGGGGTTCGGCCTGGCCAAGTTGTGGAGAAATTGATATCATGGAAATGGTTCCCAACCACGACGCCATTTCTACCATCCATTACAACCCATCGCTCGATTATGATGGAGATGGAGATTCAGACGTTCAGAACTGGCCGCATAACTGGGTTTATCATACTGTTAGCAGGCCTGCTCCCGACTGGACACAGTGGCATACTTTCGGTTGTCAAAAAACAGATACCGAGCTTAAATTTTATTTAGATGGTGTGTATTACGGTTCTCACTATTTAGATGAAACAAGAAAAGAGTATCACCAACCCTTCTTTTATATTTTAAATGTTGCAATAGGGGGCGACTTGGCCGGCAATCCGCCTAACAATTATGACGTTTACGTAAAAATGCATGTTGATTATGTACGTTATTATAAACACGTATGGACTATTACATTAAAGGGTAGCAACAATAAATATGTAAGCTCGAACAATGGTTCCTCGGCAATGATGTGTGACAGAAACTCTGTTCAGGGCTGGGAAAAATTTGATGTTATTGATGTGGGTGACGGTAAAGTAGCTTTAAGAGGTACCAACGGAAAATATGTAAGCTCAAATAATGGTTCTTCGCCAATGATGTGCGACCGTACAAGCATTGGAGACTGGGAGAAATTTACTTTGGTTGATCTAGGGAACTACCAATTTGCCATAAAAGGAAGCAATGGAAAATACGTTAGCTCCGAAGGTGGTGGGTCGGCAATGATGTGTAACCGCTCAAACATTGGAGGATGGGAAGTTTTTACCTGGGGCGAAACTACCAAGTCGGCCAAAATTAGTGCTATTGATAATAATTTATTGCCTGATGAAAACAGTGAAGATTCATTGTCTGATATCACCGTGTTTCCGAACCCTGCAATAAACAAGCTTAATATTAATACGAAAGAAAAAAACTACACCTTATCACTATTTGATACCCAGGGGAAGCAAGTTTACAATGCATCTGCATTAAATGGCACAACGTCAATCAATGTAGAAAACTTAAATCCTGGATTGTATTTAGTAATAATAAATTCTGAAAACGGAACTCATACACAGCGAGTAGTAGTGAAATAG
- a CDS encoding GntR family transcriptional regulator, with protein MIKFDINPQSEIPKYQQLVDNVVTALAKNKLHHGDQLPSVNAICRDNKLSRDTVFKAYGELKDRGIVESVPNKGYFIAKEGRKVFLFLDTFKAYKEVLYGEFVKNLDKDTIADVHFHHYNIHLFKKLISEAHHRYSKYIVMPFADEQVAGVVSQLPPDKTLIIDWDTNIKNFGNKLYQDFSAPVLDVLEQANHLLGRYKRMVMVYPDYTYHPIVTAERFEEHCKKYNYKHIRLEKEEELNVKAGDMYFSVSDRMLGHILEQCRAKKLEPGTDVGILSYNETPMKKFIYKGISVISTDFKLMGQKAAAFASEDIRMDFCVPTKLFFRESL; from the coding sequence ATGATAAAATTCGATATAAACCCTCAGAGTGAAATACCCAAGTACCAGCAGTTGGTGGATAATGTTGTGACCGCGCTCGCAAAAAACAAACTGCACCACGGGGACCAGTTACCTTCGGTAAACGCCATCTGCCGTGATAACAAGCTGTCGCGCGATACGGTTTTTAAAGCCTATGGGGAACTGAAGGACCGGGGCATAGTCGAGTCGGTCCCCAACAAAGGGTATTTCATCGCCAAGGAGGGGCGCAAGGTATTTTTATTTTTAGATACCTTTAAAGCTTATAAAGAAGTATTGTACGGAGAGTTCGTGAAAAACCTTGACAAGGACACCATTGCCGATGTTCATTTCCACCATTACAATATCCATCTGTTCAAAAAGCTGATAAGCGAGGCACACCATCGTTACAGTAAATATATCGTCATGCCTTTTGCAGATGAGCAAGTTGCCGGGGTTGTCAGCCAACTACCCCCCGACAAAACATTGATCATAGACTGGGACACGAACATCAAGAACTTCGGAAATAAACTCTACCAGGACTTTAGTGCACCCGTTTTGGACGTGCTGGAACAGGCCAACCACCTATTGGGCAGATACAAGCGTATGGTAATGGTTTACCCCGATTATACCTACCATCCCATTGTTACTGCTGAACGCTTTGAGGAGCATTGCAAAAAGTACAACTACAAACATATCCGTTTAGAAAAAGAGGAAGAACTAAACGTAAAAGCCGGCGATATGTACTTTAGCGTGAGCGACCGGATGCTGGGTCACATATTAGAGCAGTGCCGCGCAAAAAAACTGGAGCCCGGCACCGATGTTGGAATCTTATCATACAACGAAACCCCCATGAAAAAATTTATTTACAAAGGCATTTCCGTTATTTCCACCGACTTTAAGCTGATGGGACAGAAAGCCGCAGCGTTTGCCAGTGAGGACATAAGGATGGATTTTTGTGTGCCCACCAAATTATTTTTTCGGGAATCGTTGTAA
- the xylE gene encoding D-xylose transporter XylE, with amino-acid sequence MRQQNMGYIMLLTLVATLGGLLFGYDTAVISGAEKSIQAFLIEGLNLSSFAHGATVSSALIGCIAGGAISGLLASGIGRKNSLLVAAVLFFVSALGSGNPEFLFFTKGEPTMGLLYMFNFYRVIGGIGVGLASAISPMYISEIAPAHMRGRLISFNQFAIIFGMLVVYFVNWSIAKGQSIEWINQIGWRYMFMSEAIPAAIFAILLIFVPETPRYLAMQGHNDKALNILERINGAEVAKKILGDIKVTLASTSSSRIFAYGKKVIVIGILLSVFQQFVGINVALYYAPRIFESMGAAKDASMLQTIVMGLVNVVFTVVAILTVDRWGRKPLLITGSIGMAIGMVAIAMLSFFKVIGISTLVFIIIYTASFMMSWGPICWVLIGEIFPNKIRGRAIAIAVATQWAANYFISSTYPAMMEFSGGGTYLFYGAMSILSALFVWKMVPETKGKSLEEMEKVIEKL; translated from the coding sequence ATGAGACAGCAAAATATGGGCTATATCATGCTCCTAACATTGGTGGCCACCTTGGGGGGACTGCTTTTTGGGTATGATACCGCGGTTATATCCGGAGCCGAAAAATCCATCCAGGCCTTTTTGATCGAAGGCCTCAATTTAAGTTCGTTTGCACATGGGGCCACGGTTTCCAGTGCCCTGATAGGTTGTATCGCCGGTGGAGCCATATCCGGATTGCTGGCTTCGGGTATTGGCCGTAAAAACTCCTTGCTGGTGGCGGCCGTCCTGTTTTTTGTGTCGGCCCTGGGCTCCGGAAACCCCGAATTCCTTTTTTTTACCAAGGGCGAACCCACCATGGGTTTGTTGTACATGTTTAACTTTTACCGTGTCATCGGCGGCATAGGCGTCGGCCTGGCTTCAGCCATCAGTCCCATGTACATCAGCGAAATAGCCCCGGCCCACATGCGCGGCCGTTTGATATCCTTTAACCAGTTTGCCATCATCTTTGGGATGTTGGTGGTATATTTTGTCAACTGGAGCATCGCCAAAGGGCAAAGCATAGAATGGATTAACCAAATAGGCTGGCGTTACATGTTTATGTCGGAAGCCATACCGGCTGCAATTTTTGCCATTCTCCTGATATTTGTGCCCGAAACGCCCCGCTACCTGGCCATGCAAGGGCATAACGATAAAGCGTTAAATATATTGGAGCGTATCAACGGTGCCGAAGTAGCTAAAAAAATACTTGGCGACATTAAAGTCACGCTGGCCAGCACGTCTTCGTCCAGGATATTCGCTTATGGAAAAAAGGTGATCGTCATCGGAATTCTTCTATCGGTATTCCAGCAATTTGTGGGCATTAACGTAGCCTTATATTATGCGCCCCGCATTTTCGAGAGCATGGGTGCGGCCAAAGATGCCTCCATGCTGCAGACCATTGTTATGGGCTTGGTAAACGTGGTGTTTACCGTGGTGGCCATTTTAACGGTGGACAGATGGGGCCGCAAACCTTTGTTGATAACGGGATCCATAGGTATGGCCATTGGTATGGTTGCCATTGCCATGCTGTCGTTTTTTAAGGTGATAGGCATCAGCACGCTGGTGTTCATTATTATTTACACCGCTTCGTTTATGATGAGCTGGGGACCCATCTGCTGGGTACTCATAGGGGAGATATTCCCCAATAAAATCAGGGGTAGGGCAATTGCCATTGCCGTGGCCACGCAGTGGGCCGCCAATTATTTTATCTCGTCCACCTATCCGGCCATGATGGAGTTCAGTGGAGGCGGTACTTATTTGTTCTACGGTGCAATGAGCATCCTCTCGGCTCTATTTGTTTGGAAAATGGTGCCCGAAACAAAAGGGAAATCATTGGAAGAAATGGAAAAGGTGATAGAGAAGTTATAG
- a CDS encoding xylulokinase codes for MYALGFDIGSSSVKVSLLDVKSGKALNSAFSPKEEMSISTPKTDWAEQNPMDWWINLKLALADVIAASNIDKKNIKSIGISYQMHGLVMVDKNGEVLRPAIIWCDSRAIGYGNKAFCEIGKQHCLGHMLNSPGNFTASKLKWIKENDPHVYKEIDKIMLPGDYIAYKLTGDIATTVGGLSEGIFWDFKVNDVSKELLENYGFDRGLIPTVEKTFGVQGLLSESAAKELNLEMGTPVAYRAGDQPNNALSLNVLQPGEVAATAGTSGVVYGVSDQLRYDPKSRVNTFAHVNHTTTKNRLGVLLCINGTGILNSWLHKNVAPGLDYEQMNHEAMAVEPASKGLLVYPFGNGAERVLGNSNPGASVKNLNFNHHARAHLLRAAQEGIAFSFMYGMEIMQQSGIETKVIKAGKTNMFLSPVFRQTLADISGSTIELYETDGALGAARGGAYGAGLYASLKEAFASLEKVEVCKPQKQHVEKLSEAYGKWKAGLK; via the coding sequence ATGTATGCATTAGGATTCGACATCGGAAGCTCATCGGTTAAAGTAAGCTTACTGGATGTTAAAAGTGGCAAGGCACTCAATTCCGCTTTTTCCCCAAAAGAAGAAATGTCCATTTCAACGCCAAAAACCGATTGGGCGGAGCAGAACCCAATGGATTGGTGGATTAACCTAAAACTGGCCCTGGCCGATGTTATTGCAGCATCCAACATTGATAAAAAAAACATCAAGTCCATTGGTATCTCCTACCAGATGCACGGCTTGGTAATGGTGGATAAAAATGGAGAGGTATTGCGCCCGGCCATAATATGGTGCGACAGCCGGGCCATCGGATACGGCAATAAGGCATTTTGCGAAATAGGCAAGCAACATTGCCTTGGGCACATGCTCAACTCGCCGGGTAATTTTACGGCGTCGAAACTAAAGTGGATTAAGGAAAATGACCCCCACGTATATAAAGAGATTGATAAGATAATGCTTCCGGGCGATTATATAGCCTACAAGCTGACCGGCGACATTGCTACTACAGTAGGAGGCCTGTCCGAAGGCATTTTTTGGGACTTTAAAGTAAATGACGTATCGAAAGAACTTTTGGAGAACTATGGTTTTGACCGTGGCCTTATCCCCACAGTAGAAAAAACCTTTGGAGTGCAAGGGCTGTTAAGTGAATCAGCAGCAAAGGAACTTAATTTGGAAATGGGCACGCCCGTAGCGTACCGCGCCGGCGACCAGCCCAACAATGCACTCAGCCTAAACGTGCTTCAACCGGGCGAGGTAGCGGCCACCGCAGGCACTTCGGGCGTTGTTTATGGGGTAAGCGACCAGCTGCGCTACGATCCAAAATCACGCGTAAACACTTTTGCGCACGTCAACCACACCACTACCAAAAACCGCCTGGGGGTATTGCTCTGTATCAACGGAACCGGCATCCTTAACTCATGGTTGCACAAAAATGTGGCGCCGGGGCTCGATTATGAGCAAATGAACCACGAAGCCATGGCCGTTGAGCCCGCGAGTAAAGGTCTATTGGTCTATCCCTTTGGCAACGGGGCCGAGCGTGTGCTGGGCAACAGCAATCCCGGGGCCAGCGTAAAAAACCTCAATTTCAACCACCATGCCCGGGCGCACCTGTTGCGCGCTGCACAGGAAGGCATTGCATTTAGTTTTATGTACGGGATGGAGATAATGCAGCAATCGGGAATCGAGACCAAGGTGATAAAGGCAGGGAAAACCAACATGTTCCTGAGCCCGGTTTTCCGGCAGACCCTGGCCGATATTTCGGGCTCCACCATCGAATTGTACGAAACCGACGGTGCCCTGGGCGCCGCCCGTGGCGGAGCCTATGGGGCAGGTTTGTACGCCAGCCTGAAGGAAGCCTTCGCATCGCTGGAAAAGGTAGAGGTATGCAAGCCCCAAAAACAACATGTTGAAAAATTGAGCGAAGCCTATGGAAAGTGGAAAGCAGGATTGAAATAA
- a CDS encoding hybrid sensor histidine kinase/response regulator transcription factor: protein MVSSHKILRSFTLFLLIFLSLKGWASNNYKFDYYSVKHGLAHTHVLSIFQDSKGFLWFGTYGGLHLFNGYTFQIYTSNPGDTNSISNHSVNVIFEDDDGFLWFGTEWGLNKYDRKSGKFTQFLHDANQINSIAHNTIKTINQDSAGIMWIGTYGGGLLRFDPYNNTFRQFNSERLGIVNNAFDKINAVVDNGNHTFWVGTEEGGLFLFDAHKAQVSKKYFSLTNNQQKNTLVNSLLKDKEGTLWVGTWDEGFFKYHKSTDSFIYVTCHSANETNPDKDNIRDIVEDNLGNLWLAHFGAGLTKYNIHNNSYQNFYYNKNEKHSLSHNYVWSLFIDKTDNLWAGTFGGGLNKLILNQYQIPLLQIPSSYSSPTDNDGISTLIEDVNGVVWLGTLGAGVFQYNYQTNTYKPFKISENKRANAVIDIFEDRDSQLWFGTDYGLYKVDALRQKIYSYKHNPNVKSSINDAPIYHISQDSKGNIWLGTWNGGVQMLSYSESKKEDTDSAKFVKYIYSDTDSNSISNNIVYSIFEDSSGDIWIGTSLFLEKLSNKTGKISKLHKFVVGSMYEDEDGLLWVGTLSDGLYTLNKEGTIVNNYKSLEDLPSKTYNELPVSSILGMIADSNGQIWLTTNKGLSKYNKETSVFSNYALADDLHQNALSLNAITRFASGAIAVGGIDGFNIIWPNKLMSNLPTKPVVFTDFKIYNKSIVKDISNNSNARISTPASEVTELHLSYKDKMLQIEFAALEYTSPHRINYAYKLVGFDKNWVNDIYGLRHAAYSNLKPGEYTFLVKATNSRGKWGEQAAKLKIFIKPPYWQTNWFIAIIMALGLIIVLLITQIRTQSLYKQKKELELQVEAKTSEILKQNQVLAKANLALKKQKEEVIEKTEEAKQANELKLRFFTSMSHEFKTPLTLILGPIEHLKEMFKTSQESNYYLSVIQKNAFRLLRLINEILDLRKIDTKNLQVYCIKADLVLFIQNILNAFNASAKKKAVLIEFQCSVKEYITWFDPGKMEIVFYNLISNALHFTPSEGKITIHLKVNENKKELYISVADTGIGISADSIHKIFDRFYQAQLSSSAGYKGTGIGLSLTKEIIESLNGNITVNSIPNRGTQFEIVLPILNKEENSTDSPFVFNNSAESEPDFQIIDQLLNESEDYPAPINQSIQDKDVKDRSKILLVEDDEDLRIYVKSCLINDYIIHEASNGEEALELAKNLQPSLIISDIMMPIMDGIELCKRIKEDFLTSHIPVILLSAKTSIELQMEGFETGADAFIPKPFNKKYLITRVKAIIDSRRKLQELFYSKVNMEPKEITVTSVDELFIEKVKKAIENNMDNSEFGVSELVKEMGMSRTLLHMKLKKITNCTSSEFIKIMRLKRACQLLEKRTHRISEIGYMVGFNDPHSFSKIFKKQFGLTPTQYANKGLS from the coding sequence ATGGTTTCAAGTCATAAGATTTTGCGTTCTTTCACTCTCTTTTTGCTAATCTTTTTATCCTTAAAGGGTTGGGCTTCCAACAATTATAAGTTCGATTATTACTCGGTAAAACATGGATTAGCACACACTCATGTGCTTTCCATTTTTCAAGACTCAAAAGGATTTTTATGGTTTGGCACCTACGGAGGACTGCATCTATTTAATGGCTATACCTTTCAGATTTACACATCAAACCCTGGCGATACCAATTCTATATCCAACCATTCGGTTAATGTTATTTTTGAAGATGACGATGGATTTTTATGGTTCGGTACGGAGTGGGGTTTAAATAAATACGATAGAAAATCCGGAAAATTTACTCAGTTTTTACACGACGCAAATCAAATCAATTCAATAGCGCATAATACCATTAAAACAATTAATCAGGATTCGGCAGGTATTATGTGGATAGGTACATATGGAGGAGGCTTGCTTAGGTTTGATCCATATAATAACACGTTTCGGCAATTTAATTCGGAGCGTTTAGGTATAGTCAATAATGCGTTTGATAAAATTAATGCTGTAGTTGATAATGGTAACCATACTTTCTGGGTAGGTACCGAAGAGGGGGGGCTGTTCTTATTTGATGCACATAAAGCGCAAGTGAGTAAAAAATATTTTTCGCTTACAAATAACCAACAAAAGAACACCCTGGTTAATAGTTTACTAAAAGACAAAGAGGGAACTTTATGGGTAGGAACCTGGGATGAGGGATTTTTTAAATACCATAAGAGTACCGATAGTTTTATATATGTTACTTGTCATTCGGCAAACGAAACCAATCCAGATAAAGACAATATACGGGACATTGTTGAAGATAATTTAGGTAATTTATGGCTCGCTCATTTTGGCGCCGGACTAACGAAATATAATATACACAACAACTCGTACCAAAATTTCTATTACAATAAAAACGAAAAACATTCCCTTTCGCATAACTATGTGTGGAGTTTATTTATTGATAAAACGGATAATTTGTGGGCAGGAACTTTTGGCGGAGGGTTAAACAAACTTATACTTAACCAGTATCAAATACCCTTGTTGCAAATACCATCATCCTATTCAAGTCCTACTGATAATGATGGAATAAGTACCTTAATTGAAGATGTAAATGGGGTAGTGTGGTTAGGCACCCTGGGGGCGGGTGTTTTTCAATATAATTACCAAACCAACACCTATAAGCCTTTTAAAATATCGGAAAATAAAAGGGCGAATGCCGTAATAGATATTTTTGAAGACCGGGACAGTCAACTATGGTTTGGTACCGATTATGGACTCTACAAGGTGGATGCCTTAAGACAAAAAATTTATTCCTATAAGCACAATCCTAATGTGAAAAGTTCCATTAATGATGCTCCCATTTACCATATCTCGCAAGACTCAAAAGGTAATATTTGGCTGGGCACCTGGAATGGAGGTGTACAAATGCTTTCCTATTCCGAGAGTAAGAAAGAAGATACTGATTCGGCTAAGTTTGTTAAGTATATATACAGCGACACGGATAGCAATTCAATATCCAATAATATTGTGTATTCAATCTTTGAAGATAGTAGTGGCGATATTTGGATTGGCACCTCGCTGTTTTTAGAAAAGTTATCGAATAAAACGGGTAAAATTAGCAAGTTGCACAAGTTTGTTGTAGGATCAATGTATGAAGACGAAGATGGATTGTTATGGGTGGGTACATTAAGTGATGGGTTGTATACGCTAAATAAAGAGGGTACAATTGTAAATAATTATAAAAGCCTGGAAGACTTGCCATCAAAAACGTATAATGAGCTACCTGTTTCCAGTATATTAGGAATGATTGCAGATAGCAATGGGCAAATTTGGCTGACTACAAACAAAGGACTATCGAAATACAATAAAGAAACTTCGGTTTTTTCAAATTATGCCCTAGCCGACGATTTGCACCAAAATGCCTTGTCGTTAAATGCGATTACCCGATTTGCCTCGGGGGCAATCGCTGTGGGCGGTATCGATGGCTTCAATATAATATGGCCCAATAAATTAATGAGTAATCTTCCCACAAAGCCAGTGGTTTTTACCGATTTTAAAATCTATAACAAGTCTATTGTAAAAGACATTTCAAATAATAGTAACGCGAGAATTAGTACCCCTGCATCTGAAGTAACCGAGTTGCATTTATCTTATAAAGATAAAATGCTGCAAATAGAATTTGCCGCCTTGGAATATACATCTCCGCACCGAATTAATTATGCCTATAAGTTAGTCGGGTTTGATAAAAACTGGGTTAATGATATCTATGGTTTACGGCATGCAGCCTATTCAAATTTAAAGCCGGGGGAGTATACCTTTTTAGTGAAAGCAACAAATAGCAGAGGCAAGTGGGGTGAACAAGCTGCCAAACTAAAAATATTTATCAAACCTCCATATTGGCAAACCAATTGGTTTATTGCGATAATAATGGCTTTAGGGCTAATAATTGTTTTACTAATTACACAAATAAGAACGCAATCGCTCTACAAACAAAAAAAAGAACTGGAATTACAGGTAGAGGCAAAAACTTCGGAAATATTAAAACAAAACCAGGTATTGGCAAAAGCTAATTTGGCGTTAAAAAAACAAAAGGAAGAAGTGATTGAAAAAACAGAGGAGGCAAAACAGGCCAATGAGCTTAAGCTTCGTTTTTTTACCAGCATGTCGCATGAGTTCAAAACTCCATTAACGCTTATATTAGGTCCAATTGAACATTTAAAAGAAATGTTTAAGACCAGCCAGGAATCCAACTATTATCTTTCAGTTATTCAAAAAAATGCATTTCGCTTATTGCGGTTAATTAACGAAATACTCGACTTACGGAAAATTGATACTAAAAACCTTCAAGTGTATTGTATAAAAGCAGACTTGGTTCTTTTTATTCAAAATATTTTAAATGCGTTTAATGCATCGGCCAAAAAAAAAGCTGTACTAATTGAATTCCAGTGCAGTGTAAAAGAATATATTACATGGTTTGATCCTGGCAAAATGGAAATTGTTTTCTATAATTTAATTTCCAATGCACTCCATTTCACCCCTTCAGAGGGCAAAATAACAATTCATTTAAAAGTTAATGAAAATAAAAAGGAGTTGTATATTTCGGTAGCCGACACGGGTATTGGCATAAGTGCGGATAGTATACATAAAATCTTCGATAGGTTTTATCAAGCCCAGCTAAGTAGTTCTGCCGGATATAAAGGAACCGGAATAGGTTTATCGCTTACAAAAGAAATAATTGAAAGCTTAAATGGAAATATCACAGTTAACAGTATTCCCAATAGGGGCACACAGTTTGAAATAGTACTTCCCATTTTAAATAAAGAAGAAAATTCAACGGATTCTCCTTTTGTATTTAATAATTCGGCAGAATCGGAGCCTGATTTTCAAATAATTGATCAGCTGTTAAACGAATCAGAAGATTATCCTGCCCCGATAAATCAATCAATTCAAGATAAGGATGTAAAAGATAGGAGTAAGATATTACTGGTGGAAGATGATGAGGATTTGAGGATATATGTAAAGTCGTGTTTAATTAACGATTACATTATTCATGAAGCGTCAAACGGAGAAGAAGCCTTGGAATTAGCAAAAAACTTGCAGCCCAGCTTAATTATTAGTGATATTATGATGCCAATAATGGATGGTATTGAGTTGTGTAAGCGCATAAAAGAAGATTTTTTAACAAGCCATATTCCTGTAATTCTATTAAGCGCTAAAACAAGTATTGAATTGCAAATGGAAGGTTTTGAAACAGGAGCAGATGCCTTTATTCCAAAACCATTCAATAAAAAATACCTGATAACGCGCGTTAAAGCAATCATTGATTCACGACGAAAACTCCAGGAGCTGTTTTATTCAAAAGTAAACATGGAGCCGAAAGAAATTACCGTTACTTCAGTTGACGAATTGTTTATTGAAAAAGTGAAAAAAGCAATTGAAAACAATATGGATAATTCGGAATTTGGAGTAAGCGAATTGGTAAAGGAAATGGGTATGAGTAGAACTCTTTTGCATATGAAACTTAAAAAAATTACCAACTGCACTTCTAGTGAATTTATAAAAATCATGCGCCTTAAAAGAGCTTGCCAGTTATTAGAAAAGCGTACACATCGTATTTCTGAAATAGGCTATATGGTTGGTTTTAACGATCCGCATAGTTTTAGTAAAATATTTAAAAAACAGTTTGGTCTTACACCAACTCAATATGCCAATAAAGGCCTCAGTTAA